A stretch of the Marivirga tractuosa DSM 4126 genome encodes the following:
- the fmt gene encoding methionyl-tRNA formyltransferase, which translates to MKKLRIVYMGTPDFAVPSLEILVENNYDIVAVITAPDKPKGRGQKLSQSPVKEYALSVGLPVLQPTNLKDPEFQKELKSLNANLQIVVAFRMLPEAVWSMPEIGTFNLHASLLPQYRGAAPIHWAVMNGETETGLTTFFLKHEIDTGSVILQEKEAISPNDTTGEVYSRLMKKGAGLVLKTVKAIENEDYDLTAQDENQELKHAPKLFKENTELDWNEPAEKLYNYVRGLNPFPTAWAIINDKKYKIHQSSIIDANKSGEIGKINTDHKSYLHIQCKPGILALKVIQPEGKKRMGIADFFRGNDI; encoded by the coding sequence ATGAAAAAATTAAGGATCGTATATATGGGCACGCCTGATTTTGCAGTGCCTTCATTGGAAATATTAGTTGAGAATAATTATGATATTGTTGCGGTTATCACTGCTCCTGATAAGCCCAAAGGGAGAGGTCAAAAATTATCGCAATCACCCGTAAAAGAATATGCTTTATCAGTTGGACTCCCTGTTTTACAACCTACAAATCTAAAAGATCCTGAATTTCAGAAAGAATTGAAATCTTTGAATGCTAATTTACAGATCGTTGTGGCTTTTAGGATGTTGCCAGAAGCGGTCTGGTCAATGCCAGAAATAGGGACTTTCAATTTGCATGCTTCACTTCTTCCGCAATACAGAGGTGCTGCCCCTATCCATTGGGCGGTTATGAATGGTGAAACAGAAACAGGCTTGACTACCTTTTTCCTTAAACATGAAATTGATACAGGAAGCGTTATTTTACAAGAAAAAGAAGCTATCTCTCCTAACGATACAACTGGTGAGGTCTACAGTAGGTTAATGAAAAAAGGAGCGGGCTTAGTTTTAAAAACGGTAAAAGCCATAGAGAATGAAGACTATGACCTCACTGCTCAAGATGAAAACCAAGAGTTAAAGCATGCACCTAAGCTATTCAAAGAAAACACTGAGCTAGATTGGAATGAACCAGCTGAAAAACTATATAATTATGTAAGAGGATTAAATCCTTTTCCCACAGCTTGGGCAATAATTAATGACAAAAAATATAAAATCCATCAAAGTTCAATTATTGACGCCAATAAATCTGGCGAAATTGGAAAGATCAACACAGATCACAAAAGTTATCTTCATATCCAATGTAAACCGGGCATTTTAGCATTAAAAGTGATTCAACCTGAGGGAAAAAAAAGAATGGGAATCGCTGACTTTTTTAGGGGGAATGATATTTGA